The segment TTGTGTATAACTCACTCCTCGCTCCAACTGTTTATCTAGAAATTCTTTTAAAACTTTGCTTTTGCAAAGGTTTTTAGGGCACTTTGCACAATGGTGAGCATGGAAGTGCTGTACAGTAAGATAGCCAGTACTGCTGAATGCCGCAGGGTTTGTAAACACTTCATCAAACACTTGATGGAAGTCAGCAGCTTTCAAAATCCAGTCAATAAATACTGTATTAGAATCTGAAACAATTATACAATCAAACAACTCCTTGTTCTTGCCAATAAATCCCAGAAGATCTATCATTCCCGCAGTGAAAGGAATTGTTGTCATAGTTCTTTTCATCTCATCTTCTTTGACACCATTGTCTCCCAAGTAGACAAAGACTCTGCCCATATATTCTGTCCAATGTCCTGGTTGGTAAGAGTTTCTTAATTCATTAGGAAGTTTTCTTTCAGGAGCACATTTCACAATCCAGGTGTCACTATTTTCATCTATGATTGTATGGTCAAAATCAAAAACCAACAGAAATTTCATAGCTGTGAGAAAATAGTttccaaaataaacaaataagaaaattatttatataaacaGAAGTACTATATTCCTACCCTGACCCTGTGCTCAGAAGAGAAACTGGAAGAAAACATCGGAACAAAATAAACTATTTATGGCCACTACCATGATGGGAAGTTGCGCTGTAGCTAAAAGTGCAACTTGTAAATGTCAAAGTTCAGTGTCCAACTTCTGT is part of the Passer domesticus isolate bPasDom1 chromosome 10, bPasDom1.hap1, whole genome shotgun sequence genome and harbors:
- the PHOSPHO2 gene encoding pyridoxal phosphate phosphatase PHOSPHO2 — translated: MKFLLVFDFDHTIIDENSDTWIVKCAPERKLPNELRNSYQPGHWTEYMGRVFVYLGDNGVKEDEMKRTMTTIPFTAGMIDLLGFIGKNKELFDCIIVSDSNTVFIDWILKAADFHQVFDEVFTNPAAFSSTGYLTVQHFHAHHCAKCPKNLCKSKVLKEFLDKQLERGVSYTQIIYIGDGGNDLCPVMFLKKNDIAMPRQGYTLEKRISQLAQSLSPVQCSVLVWSSAIDIMSYLKLLIKE